One genomic window of Anthonomus grandis grandis chromosome 3, icAntGran1.3, whole genome shotgun sequence includes the following:
- the LOC126734252 gene encoding zinc finger protein 22-like, giving the protein MEVDGFEGEEFHPSIEPMVIINSQEDEEEHPNSRGPLGPNPYQAYSNDPSFKKPQGEEEILSNIGPEVTLYSVKKKRKPAFKIRLFGNHYSGRDKEDIFNEEQEEAEKRNGKIIPHRKAPSIRTPVRLISQEEAMMAEEPYAKRKSNPLEKCPICKKYFRRMKTHLAKHEILENQSLCSGLICMICNKAFNNHTNLQIHMRTHTGDKPYMCEVCNKSFSQSCNLVNHMRIHTGEKPFKCPHCDRAFTQSGNLNNHIRLHTDEKPFKCHFCDKAFVQSGNLNSHIRNNHRVKPFSRQQPEVVNG; this is encoded by the exons CCAAATTCTAGAGGTCCTTTAGGACCAAATCCTTATCAAGCTTATTCAAATGatccttcttttaaaaaaccaCAAGGCGAAGAAGAAATATTGTCAAACATAGGCCCTGAAGTTACATTATATTCAGTGAAGAAAAAACGGAAAccagcatttaaaataagactGTTCGGAAACCATTACAGTGGCAGAGATAAAGAGGACATTTTTAACGAGGAGCAGGAGGAGGCAGAAAAGAGAAATGGCAAAATTATACCTCATAGGAAAGCACCGA gtattcgAACACCAGTAAGGCTCATATCCCAAGAAGAAGCGATGATGGCCGAGGAACCGTATGCGAAACGCAAAAGCAATCCATTAGAAAAGTGtccaatttgtaaaaaatactttagaagGATGAAAACCCACTTGGCCAAAcatgaaattttggaaaatcaatCGCTTTGCTCTGGTCTTATTTGTATGATTTGCAATAAGGCATTTAATAATCACAC AAATCTCCAGATCCACATGAGAACCCACACCGGTGACAAACCTTATATGTGCGAGGTATGCAACAAATCCTTTTCGCAGAGCTGTAATTTGGTCAATCATATGAGAATCCACACGG GTGAAAAACCTTTTAAGTGCCCACATTGCGACCGAGCCTTTACCCAATCGGGAAACCTCAACAATCACATACGGTTACACACGGACGAAAAACCTTTTAAGTGTCATTTTTGCGACAAGGCTTTCGTCCAGAGTGGCAATTTGAATTCGCATATCCGAAACAACCATAGAGTTAAACCATTTAGTCGACAACAGCCCGAGGTTGTCAACGGTTAA
- the LOC126734254 gene encoding uncharacterized protein LOC126734254: MESESQVNYEELDMDLLIDKIQQYEFLYNVSSARYKDHQKKAEAWQEIAQDLNSTSAECQRAWKNLRDRFVKEKNKFQSFQAGSEVPEEECWKPAWRYYDKMTFYSKFCKHRKYNGTQADNKSSEIDTTNMDETLFSESNVKFEPVHVEDVNAEEIALQAPPISYNTSPVSHELPPTNNRKRLKIDKKQDDSHSKSSKGKSCKNMPQNSDDIVNLLNMAKEICQSINENQQQQKPNVNMKFAEYMAKCLDDLPPGEARKKRRAIMMLLEQ; the protein is encoded by the exons ATGGAGAGCGAATCTCAAG taaACTATGAAGAGCTTGATATGGACCTTTTAATAGACAAAATCCAACAATACGAGTTTTTGTACAACGTATCCTCGGCACGTTACAAAGACCATCAAAAAAAGGCCGAAGCCTGGCAAGAGATTGCTCAAGATCTAAACTCTACAT CCGCAGAGTGCCAAAGAGCCTGGAAAAACCTCAGAGACCGATttgtgaaagaaaaaaataaatttcagtcTTTTCAAGCCGGATCCGAGGTACCTGAAGAGGAATGTTGGAAACCAGCATGGAGATATTATGATAAAATGACGTTCTATAGCAAATTTTGCAAACATAGAAA GTATAACGGGACGCAGGCAGATAATAAATCATCAGAAATAGATACCACAAATATGGATGAAACATTATTTTCAGAATCAAACGTTAAATTTGAACCGGTACACGTAGAAGACGTCAATGCAGAAG aAATTGCACTCCAAGCTCCCCCAATATCTTACAATACTAGTCCCGTATCACATGAATTGCCACCTACTAATAACAGGAAAAGGcttaaaatagacaaaaaacAAGATGATAGCCATAGCAAATCTTCAAAAG gaaaaagttgtaaaaatatGCCACAAAACAGCGACGATATCGTTAATTTACTCAATATGGCCAAAGAAATATGCCAGAGTATAAATGAAAACCAGCAGCAGCAAAAACCAAATGTGAACATGAAATTTGCGGAGTATATGGCCAAATGTTTGGACGATCTGCCACCAGGGGAGGCGAGAAAAAAGAGGAGGGCAATCATGATGTTATTGGAGCAATGA
- the LOC126734255 gene encoding 5-formyltetrahydrofolate cyclo-ligase-like, with the protein MANIVEAKKAIRALIPDKIAQLSCEEKARQSKIVFNKLINLPVFNTSKRISVYLSTADEIDTEPIVRTIFAQGKECFVPRYCKAGMQMVKLRSMEDWETLPLTKWNIKQPLLKDVREDAIETGGLDLIICPGVAFTKKGDRLGHGGGYYDVFQKKLRETQKQSLTSVAVAFKEQILDELPLTDRDVTVDMVLYSE; encoded by the exons ATGGCTAATATCGTTGAGGCGAAAAAAGCTATAAGGGCACTGATTCCTGATAAAATTGCCCAATTAAGCTGTGAAGAAAAAGCCAGGCAAtcgaaaattgtatttaataag cTAATAAATTTACCAGTTTTCAACACTAGCAAGAGGATATCAGTATACCTTAGCACAGCAGATGAAATCGACACTGAACCAATTGTTAGGACGATTTTTGCACAAGGAAAAGAATGTTTTGTGCCCAG ATATTGTAAGGCAGGGATGCAAATGGTTAAATTACGTTCTATGGAGGACTGGGAGACTTTACCACTAACAAAATGGAATATTAAGCAACCCTTATTGAAGGATGTAAGGGAGGATGCTATAGAAACTG GTGGTTTAGATCTAATCATTTGCCCAGGAGTCGCTTTTACGAAAAAAGGAGACCGCTTGGGCCATGGTGGTGGTTACTACGATGTATTCCAGAAAAAACTGCGAGAAACTCAAAAGCAATCCCTTACCAGTGTGGCTGTAGCATTTAAGGAACAAATTTTGGACGAACTGCCTCTTACTGATAGGGATGTTACTGTAGATATGGTTTTATATTCcgaataa